In Cryptomeria japonica unplaced genomic scaffold, Sugi_1.0 HiC_scaffold_62, whole genome shotgun sequence, the following proteins share a genomic window:
- the LOC131863409 gene encoding aspartic proteinase nepenthesin-2-like — protein MAYKNVVTMLAVNLFMCCFCTLFLAEAMRANHHFRSDSAFTRLKRMEASIKAQSTGRLETLVGMGVPVVGEDRAYFMTIGMGTPPINIRSQVDTSSDLIWFDCTALPAGSSTFKSVPCPSSFCSDLPNSTCSTNCQFSHNYTGGRNISGELFSETFTMTNGSGAVHSFGGVAFGCSHDTQGQSEVGANGVVWNNGLVGRNGVVGLGRGKLSLISQIGESKFSYCLADDYAEDYDDITYTPLLFGSAEELSGTGVQSTMMIKNSARPELNNYYYLSMEGISVGNISVNIPQGTFDIQANGSGGFIIDSATPYTVLPHGAFTAVASVLDSLFDSASGFRRINNSRDGFSLCYQSPYALAPYLNMTFHMGRGADFVIEGRQNFITYTDVDPSVVCLAVLDMGDASVEGVPAVLGNFQQQNYHILYDNGNETLSFVTTNCRRLVNGPSLYPEYSQSKALTLGCHGLSLALDSTNLLCLRIPTTPTTAFTPSFRALF, from the exons ATGGCATACAAAAATGTGGTCACAATGCTTGCGGTAAATCTGTTCATGTGCTGCTTTTGTACGTTGTTTCTTGCAGAAGCTATGCGCGCAAACCACCACTTCAGAAGTGATTCAGCCTTTACAAGGCTCAAAAGAATGGAAGCCTCAATTAAAGCTCAAAGTACGGGAAGACTAGAAACCCTAGTGGGTATGGGTGTTCCTGTGGTGGGCGAGGACAGAGCATACTTCATGACAATTGGCATGGGAACGCCACCAATAAACATACGCTCACAAGTTGATACGAGCAGCGATCTAATTTGGTTTGACTGTACAGCCCTCCCCGCAGGTTCCTCTACCTTCAAATCTGTTCCCTGCCCATCTTCCTTCTGCTCTGATCTTCCCAATTCCACCTGTTCAACAAACTGTCAATTTTCTCATAATTACACAGGCGGCCGGAACATATCGGGCGAGTTATTCTCCGAGACCTTCACCATGACAAATGGAAGCGGGGCCGTGCATTCCTTTGGTGGAGTAGCGTTTGGGTGCAGCCATGACACCCAGGGACAGAGCGAGGTGGGCGCCAACGGCGTGGTGTGGAACAACGGCCTCGTGGGGAGAAACGGCGTTGTGGGGCTCGGGCGAGGGAAATTATCGCTTATCTCACAGATTGGCGAGTCTAAATTTTCCTACTGTCTTGCTGATGATTATGCGGAAGACTACGATGACATAACCTACACGCCTCTCCTTTTTGGCAGCGCAGAAGAATTGAGCGGCACAGGAGTGCAGTCGACAATGATGATAAAAAACTCAGCCAGGCCGGAGCTCAACAACTACTATTACCTCTCTATGGAAGGGATAAGTGTGGGGAATATATCTGTGAATATTCCGCAAGGAACGTTCGATATACAAGCGAATGGAAGCGGGGGATTCATCATCGACTCTGCAACACCGTACACTGTTTTACCGCATGGCGCCTTCACTGCAGTAGCATCTGTTTTGGACTCTCTTTTCGATTCTGCTTCTGGGTTCCGGAGAATTAACAATTCTCGAGATGGGTTTAGTCTATGCTATCAATCACCTTATGCCTTGGCACCTTATCTGAATATGACTTTTCACATGGGTAGGGGCGCAGACTTTGTTATTGAAGGAAGACAGAATTTCATTACATATACAGACGTTGATCCTTCTGTAGTGTGTCTGGCAGTGCTGGACATGGGGGATGCTTCTGTTGAAGGTGTGCCAGCCGTCCTTGGAAATTTTCAACAACAAAATTATCATATTCTTTACGACAATGGCAATGAGACTCTTTCGTTTGTCACCACCAATTGCAGGCGTCTTGTGAATGGCCCTTCACTCTACCCGGAATACTCACAGTCTAAAGCTCTCACCTTGGGCTGCCATGGTTTGTCGCTGGCG CTGGACTCCACTAATCTTCTCTGTCTCCGTATCCCTACTACTCCAACTACCGCATTCACTCCATCTTTTCGA GCTCTGTTTTAA
- the LOC131863410 gene encoding aspartic proteinase nepenthesin-2-like encodes MAATFRAAHSFGGIAFGCSFVVQGDDLEFSTALLFGSAAELNGIGVQSTMVINNTVLPKLNGYYHLSVEGITLGNVSLNIPRGSFDIQANESGGFIIDSGTHYTVLPHAAFTAVVSVLDSVLWLPRANDSKAGLSVCYSSPYYDYIPDVNMTFHMLGADYVVDGEHNFVQYRESGPTKIGYLLCLAMLDMDEASVAGVPTVLGSFQQQDYHILYDNAKQRLSFTPTLCRSLYMSSYPSYLQSKVPVPILGCHILLPLLLLYFVAFSLTV; translated from the exons ATGGCCGCTACATTCCGGGCTGCGCATTCCTTTGGCGGAATAGCGTTTGGGTGCAGCTTTGTCGTTCAGGGAGATGACTTGGA ATTTTCCACGGCTCTCCTGTTCGGCAGCGCAGCCGAGTTGAACGGCATAGGAGTGCAGTCGACGATGGTGATAAACAACACAGTCCTGCCCAAGCTTAATGGTTACTATCATCTCTCCGTAGAAGGAATAACTCTGGGGAACGTGTCTCTCAATATTCCACGAGGATCGTTCGATATACAAGCAAATGAAAGCGGTGGATTCATCATTGACTCTGGAACACACTACACAGTTTTGCCGCATGCTGCCTTCACTGCAGTGGTATCTGTTTTGGATTCTGTCCTATGGCTACCCAGAGCTAACGATTCCAAAGCTGGTTTAAGTGTATGCTATTCATCACCCTACTACGACTATATCCCTGATGTGAATATGACTTTCCATATGCTTGGTGCAGATTATGTTGTCGATGGTGAACATAATTTTGTTCAATATAGAGAATCTGGTCCGACTAAAATAGGATATTTACTATGTCTGGCAATGTTAGATATGGATGAGGCTTCGGTTGCAGGTGTGCCGACCGTCCTTGGAAGTTTTCAGCAACAAGATTACCATATTCTGTATGACAACGCTAAGCAGAGGCTCTCCTTTACTCCCACCCTCTGCAGGTCTCTGTATATGTCCTCTTACCCCTCGTACCTACAGTCCAAAGTTCCAGTCCCTATATTAGGGTGCCATATCTTGTTACCGCTGCTTCTGCTTTATTTTGTAGCTTTCTCATTAACAGTATAA
- the LOC131863411 gene encoding aspartic proteinase nepenthesin-2-like encodes MTTPVNLSVVIIKGILKAGLNRCSMAHNKVMTLHNKVMTLVVVSITICCFFNLLCAEEARGVSHLERNSAIARLKRMEASIKAVQSGRTQTRLGGAVAPVIRLPKTHVVNIGIGTPPKNFQGQVDTGSDLIWLQCDLFNRSNWYYPPPFYPEHSSTYRRVPCSSSLCSALANSTCASDCQYSHIYSESWSTQEELSFETFTMADTTGAAHFFGGIAFGCSHVVQEDVLEEANGVLGLGRGQLSLISQIGESKFSYCLPFEYNGSPFQDTDSFSTPLLFGSAAEFNGIGVQSTMVINNTVLPKLNSYYYLSVEGISLGNVSLNISRGMFDIQANGSGGFIIDSGIHFTVLPHAAFTAVASVLDSVLGLPRANDSKHGLSVCYSSPYYDYVPDLNMTFHMLGADYVVEGKHNFVQYMESGPTKIGNLLCLAMLDMDEASVAGVPAVLGSFQQQDYHILYDNANQRLSFTPTRCSSLSMSPNPSYLQSKAPIPILGSHVLLPVLLLYFVAFSLTL; translated from the coding sequence ATGACGACCCCAGTAAACCTGTCTGTAGTAATAATTAAGGGAATTTTGAAAGCAGGATTGAATAGGTGCTCAATGGCACACAATAAGGTGATGACATTACACAATAAGGTGATGACATTAGTGGTGGTGAGTATAACCATATGTTGTTTTTTCAATTTGCTTTGTGCAGAAGAAGCGCGCGGAGTCTCCCATTTGGAAAGGAATTCCGCCATTGCCAGGCTCAAAAGAATGGAAGCCTCGATTAAAGCCGTGCAATCAGGAAGGACCCAAACCCGATTGGGTGGTGCCGTTGCACCTGTGATCCGCTTGCCCAAAACACATGTAGTGAACATTGGCATCGGAACCCCACCAAAAAATTTCCAGGGACAAGTGGACACGGGAAGCGATCTGATTTGGCTTCAGTGCGATCTGTTCAATCGGTCTAACTGGTATTATCCTCCTCCGTTCTACCCTGAACATTCATCCACTTACAGGCGGGTTCCTTGCTCTTCTTCCCTCTGCTCTGCCCTTGCCAATTCAACTTGTGCGTCGGACTGTCAATATTCTCATATATACAGCGAAAGCTGGAGCACGCAGGAAGAATTGTCATTCGAGACATTCACCATGGCGGATACAACCGGGGCGGCGCATTTCTTTGGCGGAATTGCGTTTGGGTGCAGCCATGTCGTTCAGGAAGATGTCTTAGAGGAGGCCAACGGCGTTCTGGGGCTCGGCCGAGGACAATTATCGCTTATCTCACAGATTGGAGAATCCAAATTTTCCTATTGCTTACCTTTCGAATACAATGGATCCCCGTTTCAGGACACTGACAGCTTTTCCACGCCTCTGCTGTTCGGTAGCGCAGCCGAGTTTAACGGCATAGGAGTGCAGTCGACGATGGTGATAAACAACACAGTCCTGCCCAAGCTCAACAGCTACTATTATCTCTCTGTGGAAGGAATAAGTCTGGGGAACGTGTCTCTCAATATTTCACGGGGAATGTTTGATATTCAAGCGAATGGAAGCGGGGGATTCATCATTGACTCTGGAATACACTTCACAGTTTTGCCGCACGCTGCCTTCACTGCAGTGGCATCTGTTTTGGATTCTGTGCTAGGACTACCCAGAGCTAACGATTCTAAACATGGGTTAAGTGTATGCTATTCATCACCCTACTATGACTATGTCCCTGATCTGAATATGACTTTCCATATGCTTGGTGCAGATTATGTTGTCGAAGGTAAACATAATTTCGTTCAATATATGGAATCTGGTCCGACTAAAATAGGAAATTTACTATGTCTGGCAATGTTAGATATGGATGAGGCTTCGGTTGCAGGTGTACCGGCCGTCCTTGGAAGTTTTCAGCAACAAGATTACCATATTCTGTATGACAACGCTAACCAGAGGCTGTCCTTTACTCCCACCCGCTGCAGTTCTCTCTCTATGTCTCCCAATCCCTCCTACCTACAGTCCAAAGCTCCCATTCCTATCTTAGGGTCCCATGTCTTGTTACCCGTGCTACTTCTTTATTTTGTAGCTTTCTCATTAACCCTATAA